The following are from one region of the Juglans regia cultivar Chandler chromosome 10, Walnut 2.0, whole genome shotgun sequence genome:
- the LOC108979796 gene encoding 12-oxophytodienoate reductase 2-like, with amino-acid sequence MAAKTPTVPLLTPYKLGKFDLSHRVVLAPLTRQRSYGNVPQPHAILYYSQRTSRGGLLIAEATGVSDTAQGYPDTPGIWTREQIEAWKPIVDAVHAKGGIFFCQIWHVGRVSNQGFQPNGQAPISSTDKPLTPQIRANGIDVAQFTPPRRLRTDEILGIVNDFRLAARNAIAAGFDGVEIHGAHGYLIDQFMKDRVNDRTDQYGGCLENRCRFALEIVDAVANEIGAERVGIRLSPFADYMESGDSNPKALGLYMAESLNKYGILYCHMVEPRMKTVAEKSNTPDSLLPMREAFKGSFLVAGGYDREDGNKAIVENRADLVVYGRLFLANPDLPRRFELNVPLNKYNRDTFYISDPVVGYTDYPFLEDAS; translated from the exons ATGGCTGCTAAAACTCCGACAGTTCCTCTTCTCACTCCTTACAAATTGGGGAAGTTCGATCTATCCCATAG AGTGGTTTTGGCGCCATTGACCAGACAAAGATCTTATGGCAATGTTCCTCAGCCACATGCTATACTGTACTATTCTCAAAGAACCTCCAGAGGCGGTCTTCTGATAGCTGAAGCCACCGGAGTTTCAGACACTGCTCAGGG GTATCCAGACACACCTGGCATATGGACAAGAGAGCAAATTGAAGCATGGAAACCCATTGTAGATGCTGTTCATGCAAAAGGAGGAATCTTCTTTTGTCAAATTTGGCATGTTGGGAGGGTTTCAAATCAAG GTTTTCAACCAAATGGACAAGCTCCAATTTCTTCAACTGACAAACCTTTGACCCCACAAATTCGAGCTAATGGTATTGATGTTGCACAGTTCACTCCTCCAAGGCGGCTTAGGACAGATGAAATCCTTGGAATTGTCAATGATTTTAGGCTTGCGGCAAGGAATGCTATTGCAGCTG GTTTTGATGGAGTTGAGATCCATGGAGCTCATGGTTACCTGATTGATCAGTTTATGAAAGATCGCGTGAATGACCGAACGGACCAATATGGTGGATGCCTTGAAAATCGTTGCCGATTTGCACTTGAAATAGTTGATGCTGTTGCTAATGAGATAGGAGCAGAAAGGGTTGGAATAAGGCTATCTCCTTTTGCAGACTACATGGAATCTGGAGACTCAAATCCAAAAGCGTTGGGCCTTTACATGGCTGAATCTTTAAACAAGTATGGGATTCTCTATTGTCACATGGTTGAGCCAAGAATGAAGACAGTTGCGGAAAAATCTAACACTCCCGACAGTCTTCTGCCTATGAGAGAGGCTTTTAAGGGTAGTTTTCTTGTTGCTGGGGGTTACGATAGGGAAGATGGAAACAAGGCAATCGTAGAAAACCGTGCAGATCTTGTTGTTTACGGTCGTCTATTTTTAGCCAATCCAGATTTGCCTAGAAGATTTGAGCTCAATGTTCCTCTCAACAAGTACAACAGAGATACATTCTACATCTCCGATCCTGTTGTTGGTTACACTGACTATCCATTTCTTGAAGATGCCTCATAG